The DNA region CATTGCCTTCAATTCTGACATGGACTGGGCAATAACTATTCGAACAATAGAGCTCCTAAGGAGAGAGGCGAGTGTTCAGGCTGGCGCCGGGATTGTTGCCGACTCCCAGCCTAGGCTTGAGTGGATAGAAACTGAGAACAAGATGCAAAGCATGTTGAGAGCCATAACAATGGCTGAGGAGGCAATGTCGTGAAGGTTCTGTTCATTAACAACAAAGACTCTTTCGTCTATATCCTCGTCGATTACGTCGCTCAGCTGGGATCTGAGGTAATTGTGGTCGACAACTCCACGAGCCCAGGAGAAGTGAAGAGGATCAAACCTGATAAGATAATTATATCGCCCGGCCCAGGCCACCCCAGTAAGACTACTGGCAGAGTAACAGAGATAATCCGTTCGTATCCTACGGTCCCGATGCTAGGCGTTTGCTTAGGTCATCAGGCCATTGTAGAAGCATTTGGGGGGAGGGTTGGGCGTGCCCCAGTCGGTCCAATGCATGGAAAAGTCTCACTTATATACCATGACGGGAAGACCATCTTCCGGGACCTCGCAAACCCGTTTGAGGCCGCTCGATACCACTCCTTGGCAGCTATCCAAGAAATGCTTCCTGAGACCCTAGAGGTCTCTGCTAGAGCGGAGGACGGGACAGTTATGGGGGTTAGGCATAGCAAGTATGTTATAGAGGGAGTTCAATTCCACCCTGAGAGCATATTGACGAGGGATGGAATAAAGATAATTGCTAACTTCCTAAAACTCTGAAAGTGCGATACGCCATAGCTATGCCCGTGTTGAACATGAACCACCACTAGGCTGTTAGACTTAGTAACACTATATGCCATATCTCCGTTCTATGAACGGAAACCTCCCCTAAGGAGGGAAGGTGTGTGTTAATTGAAAGGAGGTTAGGACTTAGAGGATTCTCATATACTCGTAGGCTTTGATTTTCGAGTTGAAAGCATATTTTATGGTTTGGAATCTTCCAATAAACTCGCCGACCTCGCTTGCCACCTCCTTTTGGTCTCTACCATCTATAACTGTCTGCTTTATGAACTCGGCTACCTGTTGCATATCGGTCTCCTTCATCCCCAACCGCGTCACCTCCTGAACTCCAAGCCTTATTCCGCTGGGTGCATCTACCTTTTTCAAGTCGTCCCAGGGAAGGAGGTTCTTATTACATATTATATTAGCCTGCTCCAACATGCCTGATACGTAGTCCCCACCGCCAAACTTCGCCACATCGACCAAAACTTGGTGTGACT from Candidatus Bathyarchaeia archaeon includes:
- a CDS encoding aminodeoxychorismate/anthranilate synthase component II; translated protein: MKVLFINNKDSFVYILVDYVAQLGSEVIVVDNSTSPGEVKRIKPDKIIISPGPGHPSKTTGRVTEIIRSYPTVPMLGVCLGHQAIVEAFGGRVGRAPVGPMHGKVSLIYHDGKTIFRDLANPFEAARYHSLAAIQEMLPETLEVSARAEDGTVMGVRHSKYVIEGVQFHPESILTRDGIKIIANFLKL